Proteins from one Enterobacter bugandensis genomic window:
- a CDS encoding protein YbgS: MKMTKLTTLFLTATLTLASGSVLAAETGASDSNGDANAAAAAGQVAPDAKQNIAPNNVDNSQINTGNTNTGGTMLHPNGSASDTMNHDNMSSDEVHKNSMCKDGKCPDPNDKVGNDANTKTDGTTQ; encoded by the coding sequence ATGAAAATGACAAAACTGACCACCCTCTTCCTGACTGCCACACTCACCCTTGCCAGCGGCAGCGTCCTGGCCGCAGAAACGGGGGCTTCAGACAGCAACGGTGATGCCAATGCGGCAGCAGCGGCAGGCCAGGTTGCGCCTGATGCGAAACAGAATATCGCCCCGAATAATGTCGATAACAGCCAAATCAATACCGGCAATACCAATACCGGCGGTACCATGCTGCATCCGAACGGTAGTGCTTCCGACACCATGAATCATGACAACATGAGCTCGGATGAGGTTCATAAGAACTCGATGTGCAAGGACGGCAAATGTCCCGATCCGAACGACAAAGTGGGTAACGACGCCAATACCAAAACTGATGGCACAACCCAGTAA